AAGTGTCGAAATGGTTCATCCAACCCACATTTTCTTGGGGTTTAATAACCCATTGTTGTTTTTTGGGGATGTAAAACTGCCACTTCGCAAACGCCACTTGGTTGAAATCATCAAAGCGAATCCATTCCCCTGACAGGCACGCTGTGTTCAAGGGTCTAATATGTACATTTTCCTTCCTGTAGGGTTTGAAAAGTTGTGCCTTGAAACAGGCAGCTTGGTTGATAGCCGTTGGCTCGATTTGAAGAGCTTTCCAATGGCTTTTAAGTGAAGGATGGTACAACAGCGGAAACTGTTTCGATTTCAATTTGTCGAGCTTGGTATGGAACATATCCCGTTTGTTGGGCCCCATCAACCGATAGATGGGTTCTGAGATATCAGGGTCGATTATATAGAACTTATAGGCCAGTTCAACATGCACAACTTGTTTGGTTGACATTTCCCGTAGTAAAAAATCAAGCTCCCCCAAACGTTGTTTTCCTTCTTCTATCAGAATATTCGAGAACAACAGTTCGTGTTGTGTTGAGGCCTGTATCAGGGTTTTGAACACATACTCCATTTGGTGGCCTAGCCTCAGATTTTCATAGAGTTTCAGTGGCGGCAGCGAGTCTATTTCCACCTTTGGAAGCACAAATTGTCGAAGATTGAACTGTTGATGCTCCCATAGCGGTGGAGTACTGTAAAATCCTTTTAATAGGTCCAAGTCCATGGCACAAACTTAAACGAAACCGTTAAGTTTTCTTAAAAAGAAAAATCTACAAGCGAATATGTCTTATTTTTATATGATGGCTATGAATTTGAAAAAAGGTTTTCGCTTCACTTCTTATGAAGCGCCAGACCAGACTCCATTCGAAAGGCTTTTTGAGATTTTTCAAGAGCTCATTACCCATACCTCGGGAGATTTTGATGAGGCCATAGACTGGCTGAGGGAGCTGGACAAGGAATATGGCCTTACCGATGAGGACTATACCATCGATGATTTTATTGAAGACCTGAAGCGCAAAGGATATATTCGCGAAGTGTTTGAAGACGGTGGTGGCCAGATAGGCGACGGCGAGGATGGCGAGCAAGGCGGTGGCCGCAGCAATTTTTCCATTACCGCCAAATTGGAACGCGCCCTGCGACAGCGTGCCTTGGACCAAATTTTCGGAAAATTGAAACGAAGCGGATCGGGTAACCATAGAACGGGCAAGTCGGGCAGGGGCGATGAGCATACCGGTGATTTTAGGGAGTATCGCTATGGCGATGCCCTAGAGAATATTTCGATGACCGAAAGCCTCAAAAATGCCCAAGTGAACCATGGGGTCGATGCCTTTATGCTCAATGAAAACGATCTTGTAGTAGAAGATACCCACCATAAGGCCCAGATGAGCACTGTACTGATGATTGATATCAGCCATAGCATGATATTGTACGGTGAAGACCGTATAACTCCCGCCAAAAAAGTGGCAATGGCCCTGGCCGAGCTGATTACCACATGGTACCCAAAAGATACCTTGGATATCTTGGTCTTTGGCAACGATGCGTGGCCCATACCCATTAAGGATCTTCCCTATCTGAAGGTGGGGCCCTACCATACCAATACCGTGGCCGGTTTGCAATTGGCGATGGATATGTTACGGCGCAAGCGAAACACCAACAAGCAGATTTTTATGATAACCGATGGCAAGCCCAGTTGTTTGAGGCTTCCCAATGGTGATTATTACAAGAACAGTGTGGGGCTCGATGACTATATTGTCGAAAAATGCTACGCCATGGCCCAACAGGCCCGTAAGCTACATATTCCCATTACCACCTTTATGATTGCACAAGACCCGTATTTGATGCAGTTTGTGCGCGAGTTTACCCAGGCAAACAAAGGGAAGGCCTTTTACACTGGTCTCAAAGGATTGGGCGAGATGATTTTTGAAGATTACGAGAACAACAGAAAAAAAAGGATAAAATAACTACAATGTCATTTCGAGCTGTCAGATTGAGCGCAGTCGAAATCAAAACGAGAAATCGAGATTTTTCAGTCGCATACTCCTTCGAAATGACAAATTACAGATTATGAAAACAGAAAACATCAAAACACTGGGCCAGCTCAAAAAAGCAGGATATCAGAGCAAGAGTATAAAGGATGAGCTACGCGATAACCTCATTGAGAAATTAAAGAACGGTGAAAATACATTCGAGGGTGTTTGGGGATATGAAAACTCGGTCATTCCAGAACTTGAGCGTGCGATTCTATCGCGGCACAACATCAATCTACTGGGTCTAAGGGGCCAGGCCAAGACACGTTTGGCACGCCAAATGGTCGGTTTGCTCGATGAGTACATACCCGAGATCCAGGGCTCTGAGATACATGACGATCCCTTGAACCCGATATCTCGATATGCAAAAAGCCTACTGGAAGAAAAAGGGGATGATACACCCATCGCTTGGATGCACCGAAACGAGCGTTTTTACGAAAAGCTGGCTACCCCAGATGTGACCGTGGCCGATTTGATCGGTGACGTGGATCCCATAAAGGCTGCCAACCTTAAATTGTCGTATGCCGATGATCGTGTGATTCACTTCGGAATGATTCCCCGTGCGAACCGCTGTATTTTTGTCATAAACGAGCTGCCCGACCTGCAGGCGCGCATACAGGTATCGTTGTTCAATATCTTGCAAGAGGGCGATATACAGATAAGGGGCTTTAAGCTAAGGCTTCCGCTTGATATGCAGTTCATCTTTACCGCCAATCCGGAGGATTACACCAATAGGGGTAGTATCGTGACCCCATTGAAAGACCGTATCGGGTCTCAGATATTGACCCATTATCCAGAATCGCTGGAAGTCGCAAAGAAAATCACCAAACAAGAGGCACGTTTGGGCGAAGACCAAAACAAAAGGATCTACATGCCCGAATTGGCCTTTGAACTGTTGGAGCAGATTGGTTTCGAGGCCCGAAAAAGTGAATATGTTGATGTCAAAAGTGGGGTCAGTGCGCGCATGAGCATCACGGGTTATGAAAATTTGTTGAGCACTGCCGAACGAAGGGCGCTGTTGACCGGGGAGGAAAAAACCTCACTGCGTCTCAGTGATTTTATGGGGATAATCCCGTCCATAACAGGAAAAATAGAGTTGGTCTATGAGGGCGAGCAAGAGGGGGCGGCCTTTGTGGCAGAAACCTTGATCGATGAGGCGGTAAAATCGCTGTTTCCGCAATACTTTCCAACTATTGACAAGTTGGAACGAAAAGACGCCGAATCACCTTATGATGAATTGATCAGCTGGTTTTTTGAGGAAGGCTCTTTTGAGCTGTTGGACGAAAACACCGATGAGGAGTATCGTTCAAAGCTGGATGGCATACCCCCATTGACCGCATTGGTGAGAGAATACCAACCCGATGTGGACAAGAAAGACAGTTATTTTTTAAAGGAACTGTTGCTATGGGGGCTTGTGGTCCATAAAAAACTCAGCAAGCACCGCTTTGAAAGAGGGTATCAGCTCAAAGACCTATACAGCAGCTATATCAAGGATCTATAGATTTTCTTATCGGTTCCAAGAATCGATATCCTCATTTAGATAGTCGATGCGGTAGCTTCCTATTTTCCATCTCCTGACAAAGAAAAGGCAGATGGTCGTGGACAACAACAATAGGTGTACCACCAAAAGAAATGTTCCCAAAGGCAAAAAGTAAGGGGAAATCAGGTGTTCGCTATAATCACCCAAATTCGTTAACGTCAAAAATGTTTCCACAACTTTGTATAGGTACAAAAGCGTAAGCGCGTACAGTACATATTCAAGGTTGCGCATTACCACATCAGGATATTCACCCTCTTTAATTTTAAACCAAATCACATAGAAGTAAACAAAATGGGCCAGTGAAATAACGGCGAATAGATAGGCATCGAGCTTAAAAAAATAGAACCTATTGGTGTATAGGCCATAAAAGTTGAACACTAAGGTCAATAGCAAGCATATTACCGAAGTGATAATCAACGGTTTCCAGTAGGTCTTCAAGAAAGTGGGCATTTTCTCCATAAAAGGTTTCGGGTTCTTAGCTTTAACGGCTGTGCCCAAAACATATTTTACCGATTTTAGCTTCAACAATAATTTTGTTGTCAAAAACAGAATGTGTGTTGTCACTTCCTTTTCATGGGGTACCATTTAAAAAAGGTGGCACTGCGCCATAGCCATTCAAGGGGGCCATAATAGAATCGGTTGAGCCACCAGTTGCTCAGCCAGACCTGCACGGCAACAAGCAGTATCGCCAGAAGAAACACCAAGCTGCTTCGAATGTTGGTCAAATAGCCCAATCCCCAACCATAGAAGATGGCCGTGCCGATAACGCTTTGTGCCACATAATTGGTAAGGGCCATTCTACCGTAAGGTATAAAGCGCTCTAGAAATTTTTGGACTTACTATTTTTATAGAGAATAATGAATACGGCTATTATGATGACTGTCATGCCAATGTTCATTAAGTCGTAAAAAGTAAGCCCGATCATGGCCAGCCAATTATCAAATGCAACGTCAGGGCCCAGATTGGCGAACACTGTGATAAGTCCAACCAAAGAAACCGCGAACATGATGGTTCCAATAATCCATGATTTTTTGATGATACTGCTCCGTTCTTGGTAGTGTTTGAAAAGTCCAGACCTACCCACCAACAGCCCCATCAGAAAAAAGCCAAAAGTCAAATAACCTCTGGAAAAAAGACCGAATTGAAATTCCATTTTGGTCAAGTGTCCGTCCACGGCGTTGGCCTGAAAAACATCTAGAAGGGTACCGTTCTTGAGTAAATCGAAATAATGTCGCGCTGCAGCGCTATCGGGCATTAAGGGATTATCGACAAAAAGTGGATCGCCCTTGGTGGCAGTAAATACGATAAACCGCCCCAGCCCTAAAAAAAACAGGGCAAGAACCGCCATGACCCATTTTGATTTGACCCTGTAGAAGGGAATCAAAAATATACCGCAGACAGCATATATGGTTAAAATATCACCCCGATAGAACAGACTGTGTACATAACCGATGGCCAAAAGCAGCACCAACCTCCATAAAAACCGCATTTCAAAACGATTTCCCTTTTGATGGGCATTGTCCATCTGGATAAAGAAACTGAGCCCGAACAAGAATGAAAAGAGTGCAAAGAATTTTCCTCGAAACAGGAAATCGACCAAACCGCTCGCCATTTGATCAATAATGCCCGGTGTCATGCCCTCGACCGTTTCAGGGGGAATGGGGCCACCCACAAAGTTTTCGAGCATATGTGCAAAAACGATGCCCACCAAAGAGAAGCCTCGCAGGGCATCTATGATTTCTATTCTTTTTGTTTCGGCAACAACACTTTGCTTTCCCACGTGCCCTTTTTTTGATTGATGGAAGTAATATGACAAATTTTTGCCGATCTTGTCACATGAATTCTTGTTAAAAAGAAAAAAGGAGAATTGTTAGACCACGTTTTAGAATGAAGAAGAAAACACCGAAATCCAAAACAAAGAAAATTCAAAGAGCCCAAAAAAAAATGGGCAAGGCCCCGGGCACCATTACCTACTTGGGTCAACGTGAAGGAGCCAAGAGCGTGGTCAATATCCTCGATTATAACGAAACCACCTTTGAACACCATAAACCCGGCAATTTAGACCAAATAGTCGCCCATAGAGAACCGCCTTTGGTCTCTTGGATAGATGTGGTCGGGCTGAGCGATGAAACCTTTATCGAAAAAGTGGGCAAGCGCTTTGGGCTAAATCCGTTAGTGATGGAAGATACCGTAAACACCCAACAACGCCCGAAAATAGATGAATACGAGCATTATATTTTTGGGGTCTTTAAAATGCTCTACTTGGACGAGGACAATCAGTTGGTTACTGAGCATGTGGCATTGGTGCTGATGAAAAATTGTGTGCTTGTTTTTCAAGAATTGGAAGACGACGTTTTTAACGGGGTTCGGGAGCGGATACGAACCAAGTCTGGTCGCATACGCAGCAGGGGGGCAGATTATCTTTTCTTTGCCCTTATCGATGCCATAGTGGACCATTATTTTGTGGTATTGGAGCACTTGAACGAACAGATCGAACTGCTTGAAGATGAGGTCTATGAGAACCCCACCAAGCAAGAGGCCAACAAAATTCAAGAACTTAAGAAACAAGTGCTCAAGGTCAGACGTTGGGTTTCGCCCGTAAAAGAGTTGGTCAGCAGGCTCATCGAAACCGAGCACCCGTTGATCACCAAAGACACCAAACTGTTTTTGCGCGATGTGCAAGACCATTCAACCGAAATCAATGAAACGATACAGATCTATCGTGAAATGACCATGAGCCTCATGGAAATGTACATGAGCAATATGAGCAATAAAATGAATGAGGTCATGAAAGTATTGACCATAATGGCCTCAATATTCATTCCGCTTACCTTTATTGCAGGTATCTACGGAATGAATTTTAAATATATGCCAGAACTCGAATGGCATTACGGCTACTATATGGTCTGGGCGGTCATGGTGGCCCTCTTCGTTGGGATGTTAATTTTCTTCAAAAAGAAGGGCTGGCTTTAACACTCATTAAGTTAATAGTTGCAAATTACTGTTAAAGGCTGTTAAATCACTTGACAAATTGGGTATATCCAATATATTGATAGTGTTGGTTTTACAATTTTAAGTAAGTAAAAATGCCTGAGTTTTTCCACACAACGCCCATCGTTGTAAGCAGGTGATTCTTTTCCAACATTAACATTTTTTATTAACCTAAAAATCTATTGGAAATGAACTATCTAAATATGGATGAAGAAAAGGTATTGCCGGTAATCATAGAATTGAATACGTTGCTGGCAGACTACCATATGTACTATCAAAAACTAAGAAACTTCCACTGGAACATTTTGGGCAAGAATTTCTTCGATTTGCACGAAAAATTTGAGGAGTTGTATACCGATGCCCGTGTGAAAATCGATGAAATTGCTGAGCGTATACTCACATTGCGCTATCATCCGGTGAGCAATTACAGCGAGTACCTGAAAATGTCGAACATTGATGAATGCACTTCGGTACTGGAAGATTCAGAAATGGTGACCGAAATACTGAAGGCCCACCGAACACTGATTTCACAAATGTCAAAGGTCATTGAAAAGGCCGAGACCATTAAAGATGAGGGTACCATTGATTTGATCGGGGCCTACATCAGGGAACTCGAAAAAAGCAGTTGGATGCTCGACGCTTGGAACAAGACCAAGTCAGAGAAGTTGA
This portion of the Flagellimonas lutaonensis genome encodes:
- a CDS encoding AAA family ATPase translates to MKTENIKTLGQLKKAGYQSKSIKDELRDNLIEKLKNGENTFEGVWGYENSVIPELERAILSRHNINLLGLRGQAKTRLARQMVGLLDEYIPEIQGSEIHDDPLNPISRYAKSLLEEKGDDTPIAWMHRNERFYEKLATPDVTVADLIGDVDPIKAANLKLSYADDRVIHFGMIPRANRCIFVINELPDLQARIQVSLFNILQEGDIQIRGFKLRLPLDMQFIFTANPEDYTNRGSIVTPLKDRIGSQILTHYPESLEVAKKITKQEARLGEDQNKRIYMPELAFELLEQIGFEARKSEYVDVKSGVSARMSITGYENLLSTAERRALLTGEEKTSLRLSDFMGIIPSITGKIELVYEGEQEGAAFVAETLIDEAVKSLFPQYFPTIDKLERKDAESPYDELISWFFEEGSFELLDENTDEEYRSKLDGIPPLTALVREYQPDVDKKDSYFLKELLLWGLVVHKKLSKHRFERGYQLKDLYSSYIKDL
- a CDS encoding vWA domain-containing protein, which translates into the protein MAMNLKKGFRFTSYEAPDQTPFERLFEIFQELITHTSGDFDEAIDWLRELDKEYGLTDEDYTIDDFIEDLKRKGYIREVFEDGGGQIGDGEDGEQGGGRSNFSITAKLERALRQRALDQIFGKLKRSGSGNHRTGKSGRGDEHTGDFREYRYGDALENISMTESLKNAQVNHGVDAFMLNENDLVVEDTHHKAQMSTVLMIDISHSMILYGEDRITPAKKVAMALAELITTWYPKDTLDILVFGNDAWPIPIKDLPYLKVGPYHTNTVAGLQLAMDMLRRKRNTNKQIFMITDGKPSCLRLPNGDYYKNSVGLDDYIVEKCYAMAQQARKLHIPITTFMIAQDPYLMQFVREFTQANKGKAFYTGLKGLGEMIFEDYENNRKKRIK
- a CDS encoding DUF1853 family protein, whose product is MDLDLLKGFYSTPPLWEHQQFNLRQFVLPKVEIDSLPPLKLYENLRLGHQMEYVFKTLIQASTQHELLFSNILIEEGKQRLGELDFLLREMSTKQVVHVELAYKFYIIDPDISEPIYRLMGPNKRDMFHTKLDKLKSKQFPLLYHPSLKSHWKALQIEPTAINQAACFKAQLFKPYRKENVHIRPLNTACLSGEWIRFDDFNQVAFAKWQFYIPKKQQWVIKPQENVGWMNHFDTLMETNVRMLKENAPMLWAKRPDGAIEKWFVVWW
- a CDS encoding Dps family protein, translated to MNYLNMDEEKVLPVIIELNTLLADYHMYYQKLRNFHWNILGKNFFDLHEKFEELYTDARVKIDEIAERILTLRYHPVSNYSEYLKMSNIDECTSVLEDSEMVTEILKAHRTLISQMSKVIEKAETIKDEGTIDLIGAYIRELEKSSWMLDAWNKTKSEKLNEPVSA
- a CDS encoding DUF418 domain-containing protein, yielding MALTNYVAQSVIGTAIFYGWGLGYLTNIRSSLVFLLAILLVAVQVWLSNWWLNRFYYGPLEWLWRSATFFKWYPMKRK
- the corA gene encoding magnesium/cobalt transporter CorA gives rise to the protein MKKKTPKSKTKKIQRAQKKMGKAPGTITYLGQREGAKSVVNILDYNETTFEHHKPGNLDQIVAHREPPLVSWIDVVGLSDETFIEKVGKRFGLNPLVMEDTVNTQQRPKIDEYEHYIFGVFKMLYLDEDNQLVTEHVALVLMKNCVLVFQELEDDVFNGVRERIRTKSGRIRSRGADYLFFALIDAIVDHYFVVLEHLNEQIELLEDEVYENPTKQEANKIQELKKQVLKVRRWVSPVKELVSRLIETEHPLITKDTKLFLRDVQDHSTEINETIQIYREMTMSLMEMYMSNMSNKMNEVMKVLTIMASIFIPLTFIAGIYGMNFKYMPELEWHYGYYMVWAVMVALFVGMLIFFKKKGWL
- a CDS encoding DUF418 domain-containing protein; translated protein: MGKQSVVAETKRIEIIDALRGFSLVGIVFAHMLENFVGGPIPPETVEGMTPGIIDQMASGLVDFLFRGKFFALFSFLFGLSFFIQMDNAHQKGNRFEMRFLWRLVLLLAIGYVHSLFYRGDILTIYAVCGIFLIPFYRVKSKWVMAVLALFFLGLGRFIVFTATKGDPLFVDNPLMPDSAAARHYFDLLKNGTLLDVFQANAVDGHLTKMEFQFGLFSRGYLTFGFFLMGLLVGRSGLFKHYQERSSIIKKSWIIGTIMFAVSLVGLITVFANLGPDVAFDNWLAMIGLTFYDLMNIGMTVIIIAVFIILYKNSKSKNF